From one Populus alba chromosome 17, ASM523922v2, whole genome shotgun sequence genomic stretch:
- the LOC118031883 gene encoding UDP-glycosyltransferase 92A1, with the protein MASKSNEQIVMLPFLAHGHLIPFLALARQIHQATGFKISIASTPLNIQYLSSTFNSSSDEPENDHIHLLELPFCSTDNDLPPNTENSENLSLDSIGKLLSASLSLRKPFHSLVSDIAAKQGHPPLCIISDVFLGWATEVASSLGTVNVTFATSGAYGTLASSSLWLNLPHRGRSDSDEFHLPGFPDSCRFHINQLHHFLRNADGTDSWSKFFQSQFSLSMQSFGWLCNTAEEFEPGGLEWLRNFVKLPVWAIGPLLPPIVLKNDYSSLSVAASGISTRRAGKKLEISIEKCMEWLESHSPASVLYISFGSQNRTSPSQMMELAIGLEESAKPFIWVIRPPVGFEPKSEFRAEYLPEGFEERMEKRKQGLLVRNWAPQLEILSHKSTGAFLSHCGWNSVLESLSQAVPIIGWPLAAEQAYNSKMLVEEMGVSVELTRGVQGSIDSKEVKRVIGLVMAKKGKGGDLRSKAMVIKEQLRASVRDEGEDKGSSVKALE; encoded by the coding sequence atggcGTCTAAATCTAATGAACAGATAGTGATGCTCCCGTTTTTGGCTCATGGCCATCTCATACCTTTTCTTGCTCTTGCAAGACAAATCCATCAAGCAACTGGTTTCAAAATATCCATTGCAAGCACCCCTCTTAACATCCAGTACCTTTCTTCCACCTTCAACTCCTCATCCGATGAACCAGAAAATGACCATATCCACCTCCTTGAGCTACCTTTTTGCAGTACTGATAATGACTTGCCTCCAAACACTGAAAACTCCGAGAACTTGTCTCTGGATTCGATTGGCAAACTTCTCTCTGCATCACTAAGTCTTAGGAAACCATTTCACAGCCTTGTATCTGATATTGCAGCTAAACAAGGTCACCCCCCACTTTGTATAATATCAGATGTTTTCCTTGGATGGGCAACTGAAGTTGCGAGCAGTCTGGGGACTGTGAATGTCACTTTCGCTACAAGTGGTGCTTATGGAACCTTGGCTTCCTCATCTCTTTGGCTCAATCTTCCTCATCGAGGTAGAAGTGATTCTGATGAGTTCCATTTGCCGGGATTTCCTGATAGCTGTCGCTTTCACATCAATCAGTTGCATCATTTCTTAAGAAATGCTGATGGCACTGATTCTTGGTCTAAGTTTTTTCAGTCACAGTTCTCACTTTCAATGCAATCTTTTGGGTGGTTGTGCAATACAGCTGAGGAATTTGAGCCTGGAGGATTGGAATGGTTGAGGAACTTTGTCAAACTTCCTGTCTGGGCTATAGGGCCTCTTCTGCCACCAATTGTCCTCAAGAATGATTATTCTTCTTTATCTGTAGCTGCATCAGGTATAAGCACAAGACGAGCTGGTAAAAAACTAGAGATTTCTATTGAGAAATGCATGGAATGGCTTGAATCGCACAGTCCAGCTTCGGTGCTCTATATTTCTTTTGGTTCTCAAAACAGGACAAGTCCCTCCCAGATGATGGAGTTAGCCATTGGGTTGGAAGAGAGTGCGAAACCTTTCATCTGGGTCATCAGGCCTCCTGTTGGTTTTGAACCAAAAAGTGAATTTAGAGCAGAATACCTACCAGAAGGATTTGAAGAAagaatggagaaaagaaaacaaggttTGTTGGTGAGGAACTGGGCGCCTCAATTGGAGATTTTGTCACACAAGTCCACAGGAGCATTCCTAAGCCACTGTGGGTGGAATTCAGTGTTGGAAAGCTTGAGCCAAGCTGTGCCAATTATAGGATGGCCTTTGGCCGCTGAACAGGCCTATAATTCCAAAATGCTGGTGGAGGAGATGGGTGTGAGTGTGGAGCTGACAAGAGGAGTGCAGGGCAGCATAGATTCGAAGGAGGTGAAGAGAGTGATAGGGTTGGTGATGGCCAAGAAAGGGAAGGGAGGTGATCTGAGGAGCAAGGCAATGGTGATTAAAGAACAGTTGAGGGCATCAGTGAGAGATGAAGGAGAAGACAAAGGATCTTCTGTTAAAGCTCTGGAATGA
- the LOC118031842 gene encoding serine/threonine-protein kinase PBL34, protein MLCAEGSLPLPWSIWMKIALGAAQALAFLHEEADRPVIYRDFKTSNILLDADYNSKLSDFGLAKDAPDGGKTHVSTRVMGTYGYAAPEYVTTGHLTSKSDVYSFGVVLLEMLTGRRSMDKNRPNGEHNLVEWARPHFGDKRRFYRILDPRLEGHFSIKGAQKAIQLAAQCLSRDPKSRPRMSEVVEALKPLPNLKDMASSSYYFQTMQADRNKSNMNAKNGIRTNAGFITRNGQPLRSLSDVRASPYNQPRQSPKPRGKNS, encoded by the exons ATGTTATGTGCAGAAGGGTCCTTGCCTCTTCCTTGGTCTATCTGGATGAAAATTGCTCTTGGAGCTGCGCAAGCTCTTGCTTTCCTTCATGAGGAGGCTGACAGACCAGTAATATATCGTGATTTTAAAacatctaatatattattagaCGCG GACTACAATTCCAAACTTTCTGATTTTGGACTTGCCAAGGATGCTCCTGATGGAGGCAAAACTCATGTGTCTACCAGAGTTATGGGAACCTATGGCTATGCTGCCCCAGAATATGTGACGACTG GACATTTGACTTCAAAGAGCGATGTCTACAGCTTTGGAGTAGTTTTACTTGAAATGCTCACTGGCCGAAGATCAATGGACAAAAACCGACCAAATGGGGAGCACAACCTTGTGGAATGGGCAAGGCCACATTTTGGGGACAAGAGAAGGTTCTACCGCATATTAGACCCTCGCCTTGAAGGCCATTTCTCCATCAAAGGAGCTCAGAAAGCTATTCAATTGGCTGCCCAGTGTCTTAGCCGTGACCCCAAATCCAGGCCCCGGATGAGTGAAGTTGTTGAAGCACTGAAGCCTTTACCAAACTTAAAGGATATGGCTAGCTCTTCGTACTACTTCCAAACTATGCAAGCAGATCGTAACAAATCAAACATGAATGCTAAAAATGGCATTAGAACAAATGCAGGATTTATTACAAGGAACGGACAACCACTGAGGAGCTTAAGTGATGTGCGTGCATCTCCATACAACCAGCCTCGGCAGTCACCAAAACCTAGAGGGAAAAACTCATAG
- the LOC118031839 gene encoding UDP-glycosyltransferase 92A1, with protein sequence MASKSIEQIVMLPFMAHGHLIPFLALARQIHQATGFKISIASTPLNIQYLSSTFNSSSDEPENDHIHLLELPFCNTDNGLPENSENLSLDSIGKLFSASLGLRKPFHSLVSDIAAKQGHPPLCIISDVFLGWATEVASSLGTVNVTFSTGGAYGTLAYSSLWLNLPQRGRSDSDEFHLPGFPDSCRFHVNQLHHFLRNADGTDSWSKFFQSQISLSMQSFGWLCNTAEEFEPAGLEWLRNFLKLPVWAIGPLLPPMVLNNDDSSLSVAASGISTRRAGKKLEISIEKCMEWLESHSPASVLYISFGSQNSISPSQMMELAIGLEESAKPFVWVIRPPVGFEPRSEFRAEYLPEGFEERMEKRKQGLLVRNWAPQLEILSHKSTGAFLSHCGWNSVLESLSQAVPIIGWPLAAEQAYNSKMLVEEMGVSVELTRGVQSSIDSKEVKRVIELVMDRKGKGGDMRSKAMVIKEQLRASVRDEGEDKGSSVKALDDLIKTLQSKWQMINSIS encoded by the coding sequence atgGCGTCTAAATCTATTGAACAGATAGTGATGCTCCCGTTTATGGCTCATGGCCATCTCATACCTTTTCTTGCTCTTGCAAGACAAATCCATCAAGCAACTGGTTTCAAAATATCCATTGCAAGCACCCCTCTTAACATCCAGTACCTTTCTTCCACCTTCAACTCCTCATCCGATGAACCAGAAAATGACCATATCCACCTCCTTGAGCTACCTTTTTGCAATACTGATAATGGCTTGCCTGAAAACTCCGAGAACCTGTCTCTGGATTCGATTGGCAAACTTTTCTCTGCATCACTAGGTCTTAGGAAACCATTTCACAGCCTTGTATCTGATATTGCAGCTAAACAAGGTCACCCCCCACTTTGTATAATATCAGATGTTTTCCTTGGATGGGCAACCGAAGTTGCGAGCAGTCTGGGGACTGTGAATGTCACTTTCTCTACAGGTGGTGCTTATGGAACCTTGGCTTACTCTTCTCTTTGGCTCAATCTTCCTCAACGAGGTAGAAGTGATTCTGATGAGTTTCATTTGCCGGGATTTCCTGATAGCTGTCGCTTTCACGTCAATCAGTTGCATCATTTCTTAAGAAATGCTGATGGCACTGATTCTTGGTCTAAGTTTTTTCAGTCACAGATCTCACTTTCAATGCAATCTTTTGGGTGGTTGTGCAATACAGCTGAGGAATTTGAGCCTGCAGGATTGGAATGGTTGAGGAACTTTCTCAAACTTCCTGTCTGGGCTATAGGGCCTCTTCTGCCACCAATGGTGCTCAACAATGATGATTCTTCTTTATCTGTAGCTGCATCAGGTATAAGCACAAGACGTGCTGGTAAAAAACTAGAGATTTCTATTGAGAAATGCATGGAATGGCTTGAATCGCACAGTCCAGCTTCGGTGCTCTATATTTCTTTTGGTTCTCAAAACAGCATAAGTCCCTCCCAGATGATGGAGCTAGCTATTGGGTTGGAAGAGAGTGCGAAACCTTTCGTCTGGGTCATCAGGCCTCCTGTTGGTTTCGAACCAAGAAGTGAATTTAGAGCAGAATACCTACCAGAAGGATTTGAAGAAagaatggagaaaagaaaacaaggttTGTTGGTGAGGAACTGGGCGCCCCAATTGGAGATTTTGTCACACAAGTCCACAGGAGCGTTCCTAAGCCACTGTGGGTGGAATTCAGTATTGGAAAGCTTGAGCCAAGCTGTGCCAATTATAGGATGGCCTTTGGCGGCTGAACAGGCCTATAATTCCAAAATGCTGGTGGAGGAGATGGGTGTGAGTGTGGAGCTGACAAGGGGAGTTCAGAGCAGCATTGATTCGAAGGAGGTGAAGAGAGTGATAGAGTTGGTGATGGACAGGAAAGGGAAGGGAGGTGATATGAGGAGCAAGGCAATGGTGATTAAAGAACAGTTGAGGGCATCAGTGAGAGATGAAGGAGAAGACAAAGGATCTTCTGTTAAAGCTCTGGATGATCTTATCAAGACCCTTCAATCAAAATGGCAGATGATTAATAGTATCAGTTAA